A region of Numida meleagris isolate 19003 breed g44 Domestic line chromosome 26, NumMel1.0, whole genome shotgun sequence DNA encodes the following proteins:
- the LOC110388704 gene encoding keratin, type I cytoskeletal 14-like has product METQNQEYKMLLGIKTRLEQEIAQYRALLNEGQQDLAMPQGGGRTSHSYSSTSYSHGQSGGDKSGKKQLPKRILRFPVPMAFVFCTSLFAGQH; this is encoded by the exons ATGGAGACCCAGAACCAGGAGTACAAGATGCTGCTGGGCATCAAGACCCGCCTGGAGCAGGAGATCGCTCAGTACCGGGCCCTGCTCAATGAGGGACAGCAAGACCTCGC GATGCCTCAAGGAGGAGGACGAACCTCCCACTCCTATTCTTCCACCTCCTACTCTCACGGACAATCCGGTGGCGACAAGTCAGGTAAGAAACAGCTTCCAAAGAGGATCCTCAGGTTTCCCGTGCCCATGGCTTTCGTGTTTTGTACTTCACTGTTTGCTGGTCAACACTAA